The Raphanus sativus cultivar WK10039 unplaced genomic scaffold, ASM80110v3 Scaffold0993, whole genome shotgun sequence genome contains the following window.
CTCCCGTTCAAGCTGAATCTCAACCCGCCTCTCCGCCCACACTTGACTCTCCTATACTGCACAGGTATTATCTCGGCTCTGGTTTCTGCAATCCCTGTGAAGGCCGCATGAGATAGTTCCAAATGCTCCTTTGGGAAGTTGCACCAACCTCCGTAATCGGATGAAAGGCCTGAATTGGGAGGACAGAAATCTGTGGCTGTGACCACCACCGAGGGGCTGCCTTGAAGGCACCACCTTATGTGGTTCACGCATCGCACTTCCAGGCAAGCTCCGCAGCTGCTTCCCCTGTTGAACAGCTTCCCGCTCAGGCCTGCGCTGTACCCGCCATAGCTGCTCTGCCTCAGATCTCCATACCCACAAGCGCCTCCTATCACCACAAATTAGTTAGTCCAgaggaaagaagaaaaaaatatagataggagagagagaaagagaagaagaaccaGTGGTGACAGAGGAGGAGCCGTCCTTGTCTCTGGAGAGCGTGGCGGTGGCTATCTTCCAGCTACCATCCTCGGCAGTGGCTTGAAAGAGGCAGCAGAGAAGAATGAAGAAGGGCAATGAGAAATGCTGAAGCCCAGAATCCATGAAAAACCAGTGTGGTGTGGTTTATTTGGGAGACTCAGAGTCACAAAGTGGCAGACAAAAGCGATGCGTTTGAGAGGGTTTTGAGGGGTTGCTTTTTGATCATAAGGGCTCCCCTTTCAAGACTTGTGGGGATGATAGCGACAAAAGATTGCTCTGACATGTTTTGACTTTGATAGTTCCCTTTCAGACCATTTCTTTTCttatagagaaaataaaaaaggacCAATACGTTTTGCTAAGCCCATCTAATTCGGCGGCCCAGTTATCAAACAAGAGAAGTGAAACCATTGACATGATTGGATCCAGCTCCTCATGGGTCGTCGTGTGGCACGAGCCCAGCCAGTGAGTGGATAGCAGCATATCATCAATTGTAGAGTTTtgcttttgtttctttcttttctttggcCCTTGTCTTTGCTTTTATTCACAAGACAAAACTGCCCGTGATGGTCCTACACTGACGTGGCCTGAgtcttaatttaatttaatgttCCATTAAAAATtgctctctatctctctccaaTCGCAAGCTGCAAGTGGTAGTGGGTTGCAGAAGAATCTTCCTTCAACGTTGTCAACGATGAGTCGTCGTCTTCTCCTTGCTCtcgttgttcttcttcttcatctatgCATCCTTTCTGCAGCAGTGGGTGACGAGATCGTGTCGAGATTTCAGGAGTATCTCCGAATCGACACGGTTCATCCAAATCCAGATTACTACAAAGCCGTTGACTTTATAAACACTCAGGCCAAATCACTCTCCCTCGAATCTCAGACGACTGAGTTCGTTAAGGGAAAGCCGCATATCCTCCTCAAGTGGGTTGGCTCCGACCCAACTCTACCTGCCCTTCTACTCAACTCCCACACCGATGTCGTTCCCTTCGAGGAATCCAAGTGGATCCACCACCCACTCCAAGCTCACATGGACAAGGAGGGAGACATATATGCGAGAGGTTCTCAGGACATGAAGTGCGTTGGGATGCAGTATCTGGAGGCCATACGCAAGCTCCAGGCTTCTGGCTTTCACCCAATCCGATCCGTCTATCTCTCCTTCGTCCCCGATGAGGAGATCGGCGGCCACGATGGAGCCGAGAAGTTCACCGAATCTCACCTCTTCAAGACCTTGAACGTCGGTATCGTGCTCGACGAAGGTAAAGTTAtaacactctttttttttttctttcaaaatttatgTTAACTAGTATCttatgccaaaaaaaaaaagaaaaaaaaaactatcttatGCAGCaaaatgacatttttattttttaaattttcaggtCTGCCATCGCCTAGTAAGAGTTACAGAGTATTCTATGGAGAGAGGAGTCCCTGGTGGCTTGTGATTAAGGCTAAAGGACCCCCTGGCCACGGTGCCAAGCTCTATGACAACTCTGCCATGGAGAATCTCCTCAAAAGTATTGAGAGTATTCGTCGATTCAGAGCTTCCCAATTCGATCTTCTCAAAGCTGGTGGCACTGCTGAAGGCGATGTCGTCTCCGTCAACATGGCCTTCCTCAAGGCTGGCACACCCTCCCCAACTGTAACCATTCCATTTCCCTTTGATACATATATTGACTGCATCCATTCATCTCTGACTCtttattattctaatattcTATCACTCCCAAAGGGTTTCGTGATGAATCTGCAACCTTCTGAGGCTGAAGCTGGTTTCGACATTCGTATCCCTCCCACCTTTGATTCTGAATCACTTGAAAGACGTTTGGTGGAGGAATGGGCTCCCGCCGCACGCAACATGTCCTTTGAGGTAACTTCTTCTcctttcttttatatatatatatatatatagaaaacgTTAAACTAATAATATGTGGGTGGTGGTGACAAATGACAATGTCTGGGGCAGTTCAAGCAGAAGCATTCGGGGGAACCGCTACTTACAGCAGCAGATGATTCAAATCCTTGGTGGAGGCTCTTGGAAAATGCTGTCAAGGAAGCTGGAGGTAAAACTAGTAAGCCTGAGATTTTCCCTGCATCAACAGATGCTCGCTACTTCCGGATGGCTGGCGTTCCCGCGTTTGGCTTCTCTCCCATTTCAAACACCCCTAGTTTGCTTCATGACCACAATGAGGTGCGTCATGCGTGCTgatttgattcttttttcttttcttttttggtggATCTTTTATCATTATCAATTTACTAACCCATGCAtgtggttttcttttcttttcttttgttgcaGTATTTGGGTAGAGCTGAGTATCTGAAGGGGATTGACGTGTATGTTTCAATTATCAAAGCTTATGCATCATATGAAAGCAAGAGTGGTTCACGAGATGAGTTATAAAAAGGTCCACTTATAGTTTGCGCATCAAGTCTTTCTGTAACAACAATCAATAAGATCTGAACCCACCATGCTGTTGTAAAATCAGACAAAACATGTTATTTTCAACTTTATGTGATGtatctttctgttttttttattcttcctcAACCGGCCAGTAGAAGAGATTCGCTGTTATTTGTAACAGCACAGGAAACGAATGATGGTTGATGGCCGTACTAAGATGCAAGTTGGGCCCATCAGTATTAGAAAATGGATCCAAGTCTGAGCCCGTAACGAAATTTATCTAAATCCAATTAGGCTTTTCGGGCTTTGTTTGTCAGATCAATAGTGATTCTATCAAAAAGTTCCCCACCTGAACAGAGCTCCATGACGATGTGAACATACAATGGAATGGATCCTCCTTTAATGGTGACAATGTTTTTGTAACCAGCCAGGTGGTGGCATGATCCTGCGCACGTCTTCCACATCTTCCTTTGAAATCAACTTTCGTTTTGTTATAGACTTGCACGCCCTGTTGAGATCTCTCTGCACATGTAGGTGGTCCCAAACTGTCCTTGGCCTAGTTTGTGTCCCACCGCCGTGGAGTAGAGATCTCGGATGCTTGGGGTCTTTTTGACCAAGAACGAAGCAGGCTTGGTTCCCACCGCCCTGCTGAAACAAACCGCATATTATGTATTAGAAGAATGGTAACAAACAGTCATAACCCACCAAGAACCGTAACCAGTCCTTTACCAACTTAGTTCCTTCAATATCAGTTTGTCATCTCAGGAAAACAGAGCAAGatatgaaaaaatcaaaaaaatcaaaatccatAATCTCTCCCAAAGTAAAATGGCATTGGtagagaaaaatatgaaaacggAGGAAGAGCTGGATGTGCAAATTACCAGGTCAAAAATTCAGTCAGATCCAATGATCAGTTCTTTGTTGAACAAACATTGGGTTTTGCAATATGCTCGCCATCCTCTTGACTAAAAATATAACAACATCTTTGATTATATAGTCATAAACACATCTCTAAAGTATCTTTTATTAGAACCATGCTAAAAAAAATGCAATGGCCTCCATAATCTCTTCTGTCCACTGCTCGCCAGGGCCAATGAAATAAGAATATGGCTGTAACATGGATCATTTTGTACTTATGTAGTAGGATAGAAGGTTGAAAGGAGAGAGATATACACACCATCAAATCTACAAATCCAAGAGAAGTAGGAAGAAGAAAGACTGCATAGAGCGATTTGCATTCGTGTCAGATTGATTGCCCATAAGACAaaattagttagttagttagttagttagttagttagttagttagtcaAAGTCATACATGTACAAAACAATCCGCCGCcaggagggagggagggagctCTGgaagtttgtttttgtttgaaacGGTGTCGTTGGTCTAATTTAAAATCTGAAACGGCGTCGTAGGGGCACTTTGACCCTTCAAAATAAACGGGGTTCGGAGTCCACCAACTAAGTCTAGACGCAATTAATTAGTTTCCGACGACTCTtgtcttcttctacttcttctaCTTCTTTGTCGCCCATCTCATCTttgttatcttcttcttctttgattgaTTCTGATTCAGATTCAGATTCAGATTCAGATTCATCCTCCCCGGCGAGAAAGCTTTGTGCTTCCTATCAACAAGTGAGTTTCCGATTCCCTCTTCTTCTGAAATTGAAATTGAGATGGGGTTTGACAAGCAAGCTTctagct
Protein-coding sequences here:
- the LOC108842805 gene encoding uncharacterized protein LOC108842805; its protein translation is MSRRLLLALVVLLLHLCILSAAVGDEIVSRFQEYLRIDTVHPNPDYYKAVDFINTQAKSLSLESQTTEFVKGKPHILLKWVGSDPTLPALLLNSHTDVVPFEESKWIHHPLQAHMDKEGDIYARGSQDMKCVGMQYLEAIRKLQASGFHPIRSVYLSFVPDEEIGGHDGAEKFTESHLFKTLNVGIVLDEGLPSPSKSYRVFYGERSPWWLVIKAKGPPGHGAKLYDNSAMENLLKSIESIRRFRASQFDLLKAGGTAEGDVVSVNMAFLKAGTPSPTGFVMNLQPSEAEAGFDIRIPPTFDSESLERRLVEEWAPAARNMSFEFKQKHSGEPLLTAADDSNPWWRLLENAVKEAGGKTSKPEIFPASTDARYFRMAGVPAFGFSPISNTPSLLHDHNEYLGRAEYLKGIDVYVSIIKAYASYESKSGSRDEL